In bacterium, a genomic segment contains:
- a CDS encoding zinc dependent phospholipase C family protein yields the protein MFLYLKNTILVIVVVSLVGIENAWAWGPATHLHYGYEILSQLHLLPTAMADLLNRFPKVYLYGTISADIVLAKKFGKDFHHCHHWHNGFSLLDYAESEREQAFVWGYLSHLAADCISHNCFVPSHMVLSYDKKFLNHMYWELRFDKVLTDEKILNLFHELSKDNFTDCDALFERNIQMRLMDFSFNKKVFQKILILQGVSQWQNMLHKMQNNDRWQLSIETVEHYRQRSLNAVVDLLTHRDDAAILQHDPQGVKRQKLAGKYRRQMRFSLNLKHEDVQEKVQELAKL from the coding sequence TAAGCCTTGTGGGTATTGAAAATGCTTGGGCTTGGGGGCCAGCAACGCATTTGCATTATGGCTATGAGATTTTAAGCCAGTTGCACCTCTTGCCAACAGCTATGGCAGACTTGCTCAATCGTTTTCCTAAAGTTTATTTATACGGAACCATCAGTGCCGATATCGTGTTGGCCAAAAAGTTTGGTAAAGATTTTCATCATTGCCACCATTGGCACAATGGCTTTTCTTTGTTGGATTATGCAGAGTCAGAGAGAGAGCAAGCCTTTGTATGGGGTTACCTTTCACATTTGGCCGCAGACTGTATCAGTCACAATTGTTTTGTCCCCAGTCACATGGTTTTATCTTACGATAAAAAATTTCTTAATCACATGTATTGGGAGCTGCGTTTTGACAAAGTACTGACTGATGAAAAAATCTTAAATTTGTTTCACGAGTTAAGCAAAGATAATTTTACAGATTGTGATGCTTTATTTGAAAGAAACATCCAAATGCGTTTGATGGATTTTTCCTTTAATAAAAAAGTATTTCAAAAAATATTGATATTACAAGGGGTAAGCCAATGGCAAAACATGTTGCATAAAATGCAAAACAATGACCGTTGGCAATTGTCAATCGAGACGGTGGAACACTATCGCCAGCGTTCATTGAATGCGGTTGTAGATTTGCTGACCCATAGAGACGATGCTGCCATACTCCAACATGACCCACAAGGTGTCAAAAGGCAGAAGTTGGCAGGAAAATACCGTAGACAAATGCGTTTTTCTTTAAACTTGAAGCATGAAGACGTTCAAGAGAAAGTCCAGGAGTTGGCTAAACTTTAG
- a CDS encoding M23 family metallopeptidase has product MLNIQCNTCQHSFEAPISKPGELSYQKCQNVFTMSYGIKLPCPKCKTILKLQKTSENSALGLAAQEEQNNTQEKTQLLNLDSLKPAVNDSLEPPKTKKVKIKVNVDPKKPLTDPKTAQIPEIISEKTKVKPFKILPQLLQKNQDFKLELKSQKSSKLRFNSNHLLSFAIILCVLTLSLFVFSLFKEKPLQVEDQSIKSQVSQKTTKARAKKATAKENSMLDVPSIHDHVQDMAEESSNEPNTESTVTEDKQEDLNGQIADSSIGLTQMETQNPQEKQTSHEHAAHDDANVQEMASHSLEDEDMSMDQPSTPESNNSAQRDNERSPLDLSQDQENPENFQGGVEESMDIKDEIPSYETFQADTKRYKKNLLHLPELKRLTSSYGARLDPFTHKLAFHGGLDFRGKVGDPVKAALSGTVKYAGKKGRYGNVLIIKHDKGYESRYAHLSKIKVKKGDSVSKGDVVAEVGSTGRSTGPHLHFELLKDNKKLDPLTVTLTE; this is encoded by the coding sequence ATGTTAAACATACAATGCAACACATGTCAGCACAGCTTTGAAGCGCCCATCAGCAAGCCTGGTGAGTTGAGCTATCAAAAATGTCAAAACGTTTTTACCATGAGTTATGGGATTAAGTTGCCTTGCCCAAAATGTAAAACCATCCTCAAATTACAAAAAACCTCTGAAAACAGCGCTTTGGGACTGGCTGCCCAAGAAGAACAAAACAATACCCAGGAAAAAACCCAGTTGCTGAACTTGGATAGCCTCAAACCGGCCGTGAACGACAGCCTGGAGCCGCCCAAAACCAAAAAAGTAAAAATTAAGGTCAATGTGGACCCTAAAAAGCCCCTAACCGACCCTAAAACAGCGCAAATCCCTGAAATTATTTCAGAAAAAACCAAGGTTAAACCCTTTAAAATTTTACCTCAACTGTTGCAAAAAAATCAGGACTTTAAACTGGAGCTTAAAAGCCAAAAAAGTTCTAAACTGCGTTTCAATAGCAATCACTTGCTCAGTTTTGCCATTATCTTGTGTGTTTTAACTTTAAGCCTGTTTGTTTTTTCTTTATTCAAAGAAAAGCCCTTACAAGTTGAAGACCAAAGTATCAAAAGCCAGGTTAGTCAAAAAACCACAAAAGCCAGAGCAAAAAAAGCAACTGCAAAAGAAAATTCTATGCTGGATGTCCCCAGTATTCATGATCATGTCCAAGATATGGCCGAGGAGAGCTCAAATGAGCCCAACACTGAATCTACGGTTACGGAAGATAAACAAGAAGATCTTAATGGTCAAATTGCCGATAGCAGCATAGGCCTGACGCAAATGGAAACTCAAAATCCGCAGGAAAAACAGACAAGCCATGAACATGCGGCCCACGACGATGCCAATGTTCAAGAAATGGCCTCCCATTCTCTGGAGGATGAAGATATGAGTATGGATCAGCCTTCAACACCAGAAAGCAACAATTCTGCACAGCGTGATAATGAACGCTCTCCACTTGACCTTAGTCAGGACCAAGAAAACCCTGAGAACTTTCAAGGGGGGGTGGAAGAAAGCATGGATATCAAAGACGAAATTCCAAGTTACGAGACTTTTCAAGCCGACACCAAACGCTACAAGAAAAACCTCTTACACTTACCTGAGCTTAAACGACTAACCTCTTCTTACGGAGCAAGGCTTGATCCTTTTACCCATAAGTTGGCTTTTCATGGCGGTTTGGATTTTAGAGGCAAAGTGGGTGACCCCGTGAAGGCTGCTCTGAGCGGAACGGTCAAGTATGCCGGTAAAAAAGGCCGTTATGGTAATGTCTTGATTATTAAGCATGATAAGGGCTACGAATCACGCTACGCGCATTTATCCAAAATCAAGGTTAAAAAAGGCGATAGCGTAAGCAAAGGTGATGTTGTGGCTGAAGTTGGCAGCACCGGACGCTCAACAGGACCGCATTTGCATTTTGAGCTACTCAAAGACAACAAGAAACTTGACCCCTTAACGGTAACCTTAACCGAATAA
- a CDS encoding DUF465 domain-containing protein → MSLKKTSDLKGHQDLIQSDFELRKLAKDHQKFEKRLEDLNKQKFLNDHDEREMKKIQKMKLVLKDQMMKRLSVIN, encoded by the coding sequence ATGTCATTAAAAAAAACATCTGACTTAAAAGGACACCAAGACTTAATTCAATCTGATTTTGAGCTGAGAAAACTGGCTAAGGATCACCAAAAATTTGAAAAACGTTTAGAAGATCTAAACAAACAAAAATTTTTAAACGATCACGATGAACGAGAAATGAAAAAAATTCAAAAAATGAAGCTGGTTTTAAAAGATCAAATGATGAAACGTTTATCCGTGATCAACTAA
- a CDS encoding M28 family peptidase, which produces MFKNTVYWVSLMFVCVLFYSCNKQKKIYKQLYKDSQSITQKIISFGPRPVNSPAHQQVQNYIESYLKSQQIQLEKLQFTANTPIGPVPMTNLRYAIASPKAKYPSILLSAHYDSKILPGKKFLGVNDAATSVALILALTPIIQKLKLPYVVEVVFFDGEEPIKQWVGKDNLYGSRHFATHHLPSANIAYAILLDMISDKDLNLVRAHASDKSLSKLYEKVLTDMKWSHVLDKRLSFIQDDHLSLIRAGIPTLLIMDFTYGGPRGPGIFWHTEQDNMSNVSFENTAKVGQLVLRILDHFKQTMVQVP; this is translated from the coding sequence ATGTTTAAAAATACTGTATACTGGGTAAGCCTAATGTTTGTGTGTGTACTCTTTTATTCATGCAACAAACAAAAAAAAATTTACAAGCAGTTGTACAAAGACAGTCAAAGCATCACACAAAAAATCATCAGCTTTGGTCCGAGACCCGTGAACAGCCCTGCACATCAACAGGTTCAAAACTACATAGAAAGCTATTTAAAGTCTCAGCAAATTCAATTGGAAAAGCTTCAATTCACTGCCAATACGCCCATTGGTCCAGTCCCCATGACCAATCTACGCTACGCAATTGCATCTCCAAAGGCAAAGTATCCCAGCATACTTTTATCAGCCCATTATGATAGCAAAATTTTACCCGGGAAAAAGTTTCTGGGTGTCAATGATGCGGCAACATCGGTAGCGTTGATTCTTGCACTGACCCCCATCATTCAAAAATTAAAGTTGCCATACGTGGTGGAAGTGGTTTTCTTTGATGGTGAGGAGCCTATTAAACAGTGGGTAGGCAAAGATAATCTTTATGGCAGCAGACACTTTGCCACGCATCACCTTCCTTCCGCCAACATCGCTTATGCTATTTTATTGGATATGATCAGCGATAAAGATTTGAATTTAGTACGGGCCCATGCATCGGATAAGTCTTTATCCAAATTGTATGAAAAAGTATTAACAGATATGAAATGGTCGCATGTTCTGGACAAACGTTTGTCGTTTATTCAGGATGACCATTTATCCCTGATTAGAGCCGGCATCCCCACCTTACTGATCATGGATTTTACCTACGGTGGTCCCAGAGGTCCCGGTATTTTTTGGCACACGGAGCAAGACAACATGAGCAATGTTAGCTTTGAAAACACGGCCAAAGTGGGTCAGTTGGTGCTAAGAATTTTAGATCACTTTAAACAAACCATGGTTCAAGTTCCGTAG
- a CDS encoding AAA family ATPase — protein sequence MLSSSPQSIIGLTGTNASGKGAAALFLTEQGYDFYSLSDVLRQSMAEKGIAETRLSFIDIGTQLRQEHGVDVLAKKTLEKIKHRPSKKIVVDSFRHPSEVKLFRAHYPNFILLCIDAPVELRFERAKHRGRAENADSLEQFIHNEKLESSKNLQAQQLQATLALADHTLLNHDNLSDLHQQLQAFL from the coding sequence TTGCTAAGCTCATCTCCTCAATCTATTATAGGCTTAACCGGTACCAATGCCTCTGGCAAAGGTGCCGCTGCCCTTTTTTTAACCGAGCAGGGTTATGATTTTTACTCTTTATCCGATGTCTTGCGCCAGAGCATGGCAGAAAAAGGCATTGCAGAGACGCGCCTGAGCTTTATTGATATAGGCACGCAACTGCGCCAAGAGCACGGCGTGGATGTTTTGGCAAAAAAAACCCTGGAAAAAATTAAGCACAGGCCCAGCAAAAAAATTGTGGTGGACTCCTTTAGGCATCCCAGTGAAGTCAAACTGTTTAGAGCCCATTACCCTAATTTTATTTTACTATGCATTGATGCTCCAGTTGAGCTTAGATTTGAGCGGGCTAAGCATAGAGGCCGGGCAGAAAATGCCGACAGCCTTGAACAATTTATCCACAATGAAAAACTGGAGTCTTCAAAAAACCTGCAGGCTCAGCAACTCCAAGCCACCCTTGCTCTGGCCGATCATACCTTGCTAAATCATGACAATTTGTCTGATCTCCACCAACAACTTCAAGCATTTTTATAG